In uncultured Methanobacterium sp., a genomic segment contains:
- a CDS encoding proteasome assembly chaperone family protein — MNETFIKMIKEVDLNDPIFIEALPGIGHVGKLVAEHIIHELGAEKFAELYSPSFPPQVFVDEDGLIEPMKNEFYYLKSQGENERDFIFLGGNTQGLSPEGQYEICGYILDFVEKYGVKEIYTLGGLGTGQPVEKPKVFGAATNKELAEMLKEHEVTLRSADGGIIGASGLILGLGISRGMNGACLMGETPGYFIDADASKAVLTVLLEILKIEVDVAKLEERAEETRKMISKAQQMEREMAERMNIAPGEEDLRYIG, encoded by the coding sequence ATGAATGAAACCTTCATAAAAATGATTAAAGAAGTGGATCTCAATGATCCCATATTTATTGAAGCCCTACCAGGTATAGGTCACGTGGGCAAACTGGTTGCAGAGCACATCATACACGAACTAGGGGCCGAAAAATTTGCAGAACTTTACTCACCTTCATTCCCCCCACAGGTCTTTGTAGATGAAGATGGACTTATAGAACCCATGAAAAATGAGTTTTATTACCTGAAAAGCCAGGGAGAAAATGAGAGAGATTTCATTTTCCTGGGAGGGAACACTCAGGGACTCAGTCCAGAAGGTCAATACGAAATCTGTGGATATATATTAGATTTCGTTGAAAAATATGGTGTTAAAGAAATATACACCCTTGGTGGTCTGGGAACAGGCCAACCCGTGGAAAAACCAAAGGTTTTCGGAGCAGCCACCAACAAAGAACTTGCTGAAATGCTCAAAGAGCATGAAGTAACCCTAAGATCAGCTGACGGTGGAATAATTGGTGCATCTGGTCTTATTCTGGGCTTAGGAATTTCCAGGGGTATGAATGGTGCCTGTTTAATGGGTGAAACACCAGGATACTTCATTGATGCCGATGCATCCAAAGCAGTGCTCACTGTTCTACTTGAAATACTTAAAATCGAAGTAGATGTGGCTAAACTGGAAGAACGTGCTGAAGAAACCCGAAAGATGATCAGTAAAGCTCAGCAGATGGAACGGGAAATGGCTGAGCGGATGAACATCGCGCCGGGAGAAGAAGACCTGCGATATATAGGTTAA
- a CDS encoding RNA-protein complex protein Nop10 — protein sequence MKMKMRRCSSCKEYTLKDHCPHCGGKIEVIYPPRYSPEDKYGKYRRILKKQLSESS from the coding sequence ATGAAGATGAAAATGAGGCGGTGCAGTTCCTGCAAGGAATACACCCTTAAAGACCACTGCCCGCACTGTGGAGGAAAAATTGAAGTAATATACCCTCCACGCTATTCTCCTGAGGATAAATACGGTAAATACCGAAGAATACTCAAGAAACAACTCAGTGAATCCTCTTAA
- a CDS encoding translation initiation factor IF-2 subunit alpha produces the protein MVRMKHKWPQEGDLIVATVHKVLNYGAFAKLEEYPGEEAFIHISEVSAGWVKNIRDHVRENQKIVARVLRVNPKKGHVDVSMKRIREDQRTRKIQQWKIEQKAEKLLEFAAKSIDKDLDAAYEEVGYAMMEEFGDLYGAFEISAEEGADSLIERGMDEIWANAITKVAQKNISPPEVQITGYVDLTSYAPDGVDIIRNALTSINKDNIAVQCVGAPRYRLLVKSSDYITAETLLKSAADEAIATVLEAGGTGEFHRELE, from the coding sequence ATGGTAAGAATGAAGCATAAGTGGCCACAAGAAGGTGATTTAATCGTGGCCACCGTGCATAAGGTCCTTAATTATGGCGCATTTGCCAAACTGGAAGAATACCCTGGAGAAGAAGCTTTCATACACATCTCCGAGGTATCTGCCGGATGGGTTAAGAACATTCGGGACCACGTACGGGAAAATCAGAAGATTGTTGCCCGAGTACTCCGTGTTAACCCTAAAAAGGGCCATGTTGATGTTTCTATGAAACGGATCAGGGAAGATCAAAGAACCCGTAAGATCCAACAGTGGAAAATTGAACAAAAAGCAGAGAAACTCCTGGAATTTGCAGCAAAAAGTATAGACAAGGATCTCGATGCAGCTTACGAGGAAGTAGGCTATGCAATGATGGAAGAATTTGGAGATCTCTATGGTGCCTTTGAAATATCTGCTGAAGAAGGAGCAGATTCTCTCATAGAAAGAGGAATGGATGAAATATGGGCTAATGCCATAACTAAGGTAGCCCAGAAGAACATCTCCCCTCCAGAAGTACAGATCACCGGATACGTTGATTTAACTTCTTACGCTCCTGATGGTGTGGATATAATACGCAACGCCCTCACATCAATCAATAAAGATAACATAGCCGTACAATGTGTTGGCGCACCACGTTATCGTTTGCTGGTTAAATCATCGGATTATATCACTGCCGAAACCCTTCTTAAATCTGCAGCGGATGAAGCCATTGCAACTGTTTTAGAAGCTGGTGGCACAGGTGAGTTCCACCGGGAATTAGAATGA
- a CDS encoding 30S ribosomal protein S27e, whose product MSKSKSNFLRVKCGDCGNQQVVFDHAASKVECIICGKSLVKSKGGRSEVVAQIIEVLD is encoded by the coding sequence ATGTCAAAAAGTAAAAGTAACTTTTTAAGAGTAAAATGTGGAGACTGTGGCAACCAACAAGTTGTTTTTGATCATGCTGCCTCTAAAGTTGAGTGCATCATCTGTGGTAAATCTCTGGTAAAATCTAAGGGCGGAAGATCTGAAGTTGTAGCCCAAATAATCGAAGTTCTGGACTAG
- a CDS encoding 50S ribosomal protein L44e yields the protein MKIPKERKTYCPNCKKHTIHTVLESKRRKASELKWGQRQFRRVTSGYRGYPRPLPSGNKPTKKLDLRYKCKECNKSHIKRSTFRAGKVEFIQQ from the coding sequence ATGAAGATTCCTAAAGAAAGGAAAACTTACTGCCCTAATTGCAAGAAACACACAATTCACACAGTATTAGAATCAAAAAGAAGAAAAGCCAGCGAATTAAAATGGGGTCAACGTCAATTCAGGCGTGTAACCAGTGGTTACAGGGGATACCCTCGACCATTACCTTCAGGTAACAAACCAACTAAAAAACTGGACTTAAGATACAAATGTAAAGAGTGCAACAAATCCCACATAAAACGCTCAACATTCCGTGCTGGAAAAGTAGAGTTCATTCAGCAATAG
- the pcn gene encoding proliferating cell nuclear antigen (pcna) has translation MFKAVLSDSNILKTSFDAISSIVDEVQMQADEAGLRLDALDRSHITFVHLELKKGVFDEYQCDEPMKINVDTEELMKVLKRAKAEDMVELTVDEGNLILSFEGEARRKFKIRLIDIEYEAPSPPQLEYPTEFEVPFSLLKDSIQDIGIVSDKISLHVNEEKFEASAEGEFGDAKIEYLHGEKIEESARSIFSLEKVKEMLKADKFSESAVLRLGNDMPLNLALKMASDEGELSFLLAPRIESEE, from the coding sequence ATGTTCAAGGCAGTTTTAAGTGATTCCAATATTTTGAAGACAAGTTTTGATGCCATATCATCCATTGTAGATGAAGTACAGATGCAGGCTGATGAAGCAGGTTTGCGCCTGGATGCTCTTGACCGCAGTCACATTACTTTCGTCCACCTGGAGCTCAAAAAAGGAGTATTCGATGAATACCAGTGTGATGAGCCCATGAAGATCAACGTGGACACTGAAGAACTGATGAAGGTCTTAAAAAGGGCAAAGGCAGAGGACATGGTGGAGCTTACTGTGGATGAAGGTAACCTTATATTATCATTTGAAGGTGAAGCCCGCAGAAAATTCAAGATCCGTCTTATAGACATAGAATACGAGGCTCCAAGTCCCCCACAACTTGAATATCCCACAGAATTTGAGGTGCCTTTCAGTCTTCTTAAAGACTCCATTCAGGACATTGGCATAGTTTCTGATAAGATATCTCTTCATGTGAATGAAGAAAAATTCGAAGCCTCGGCAGAGGGAGAGTTTGGGGATGCTAAAATTGAGTACCTGCATGGAGAGAAGATAGAAGAATCTGCAAGATCAATATTTTCCCTGGAAAAAGTTAAAGAGATGTTAAAAGCCGATAAATTCTCAGAATCTGCAGTGTTACGGCTTGGAAATGACATGCCCTTGAATCTTGCCCTAAAAATGGCTTCTGATGAGGGTGAACTGAGTTTCCTTCTAGCACCCCGGATAGAAAGTGAGGAATAA
- a CDS encoding CvpA family protein has translation MEEEPKKGSQNQPISEIDESKTSQVSSAQDGSNESRKFNESKDSKNEPLNSSTDKVEDKSISKSEDGSTDRVEDKSIFKPDNGATGKNEDKLTDKKPKRRFRDFLTNGDIDSSKSSSSSPNTPAKGSEEKSQDNTEKDNKSSSDSHDFHLSQELMKFDFYRKLQSNKEQVVKIIGGIIGALFIVGGILYLLGSPVRVADNVVSGERAVISAFLVLVGVLIIASIFARRILEVSFLKNIHSELEVAEDQNSGELKDNKENQKVNSKENTNDEKGKQKGNIEEKDKK, from the coding sequence TTGGAAGAAGAACCCAAAAAGGGAAGTCAAAATCAGCCAATCTCTGAAATTGATGAATCTAAAACATCTCAAGTATCCTCTGCGCAGGATGGATCGAATGAATCCAGGAAATTTAATGAATCCAAAGACTCTAAAAACGAACCTCTAAATAGTTCAACTGATAAGGTTGAAGATAAATCAATTAGTAAGTCTGAAGATGGTTCAACCGATAGGGTTGAAGATAAATCAATCTTTAAGCCTGATAATGGTGCAACTGGTAAGAATGAGGATAAATTAACGGATAAAAAACCCAAGAGACGTTTCAGAGATTTTTTGACTAATGGGGATATTGATTCATCTAAATCTTCTTCATCCTCACCCAATACTCCTGCTAAAGGTTCTGAAGAAAAATCTCAGGATAATACTGAAAAAGATAACAAAAGTTCATCCGATTCACATGATTTCCATTTAAGTCAGGAACTCATGAAATTTGACTTTTACAGGAAGCTCCAATCCAATAAGGAACAAGTCGTAAAAATCATTGGGGGAATAATTGGTGCACTTTTTATCGTTGGGGGAATATTATATTTATTGGGCTCCCCAGTAAGGGTTGCGGATAATGTAGTATCCGGTGAAAGAGCAGTTATTTCTGCTTTTTTAGTATTGGTGGGAGTGCTGATCATTGCAAGTATTTTTGCCCGCAGAATTTTAGAAGTAAGTTTTCTAAAAAACATACACAGTGAACTGGAAGTAGCTGAAGACCAGAATTCTGGGGAGTTGAAGGATAATAAAGAAAATCAGAAAGTTAATTCTAAGGAAAACACCAATGATGAGAAAGGAAAACAAAAGGGTAATATAGAGGAGAAGGATAAAAAGTAA
- a CDS encoding transcription factor S gives MEFCPKCGTVLFPKGDRFECSCGYQKKITKESLSEYEVSEKVAPKENVIVTGDDVKTLPTTKALCPKCGNRLAFWWLQQTRRADESETRFLRCTKCGQTWREYD, from the coding sequence ATGGAATTTTGCCCTAAATGCGGAACAGTCCTGTTCCCTAAAGGTGACCGTTTCGAATGTTCATGCGGTTACCAAAAGAAGATAACCAAGGAATCCCTAAGTGAATATGAGGTTTCTGAGAAAGTAGCCCCTAAAGAGAATGTAATTGTAACCGGGGATGATGTTAAAACTCTGCCCACAACCAAGGCATTATGTCCTAAGTGTGGCAATCGACTGGCGTTCTGGTGGTTACAACAGACTAGAAGGGCTGATGAATCTGAAACCAGATTTTTAAGATGCACTAAATGTGGACAAACGTGGAGAGAGTACGATTAA
- a CDS encoding NUDIX hydrolase, which produces MIVSIKKRSVCIITSFKHPLLTVDAVITTFDGKIIFIRRKNPPYKGAWAFPGGFVEYGETVEDAVIREVNEETGAIIEIQELLGVYSDPERDPRGHMITVCFLANMNGGELMADTDAAEVSCFTADEAIMMDLAFDHHKILEDALKKYPNLVKQ; this is translated from the coding sequence CTGATAGTTTCCATTAAAAAAAGGAGCGTGTGCATTATTACAAGCTTTAAACATCCTTTATTAACTGTTGATGCAGTAATAACCACTTTTGATGGGAAAATAATATTCATAAGGCGTAAAAACCCTCCTTATAAAGGTGCATGGGCATTTCCAGGTGGATTTGTCGAATATGGGGAAACCGTTGAAGATGCAGTTATAAGGGAAGTTAATGAGGAAACTGGGGCAATAATTGAAATTCAGGAGTTATTGGGAGTTTATTCAGATCCTGAAAGAGATCCCCGTGGGCACATGATTACGGTGTGTTTTCTAGCGAATATGAATGGGGGTGAACTTATGGCGGATACAGATGCTGCTGAAGTCTCCTGTTTTACGGCTGATGAGGCAATAATGATGGATTTGGCCTTTGATCATCATAAAATCTTAGAGGATGCTTTAAAAAAATATCCTAATTTGGTAAAACAATAA
- a CDS encoding DUF99 family protein encodes MEKLKERRRPKSQLKKQPKKPLRKPPKKQPRKSEIKEFQTIKQFRNIKPEIRILGVDDAPFVPHSGEQVMLVGTLFRAGDWLDGVLRTQVTVDGTDATCSLIEMVNGSRHLEQLGVMMLDGITFGGFNVVNIQKIFQKTGVPVIVIMRKYPDMPRIKKALQNFPDWEKRWNNILKAGDIYKVDNINQEPVYMQVCGISKEDAREIVRISTTRSAIPEPIRAAHIIAAGVTTGESKGNA; translated from the coding sequence ATGGAAAAACTAAAGGAAAGAAGAAGGCCAAAAAGCCAGCTAAAAAAGCAGCCAAAAAAACCACTAAGAAAACCACCAAAAAAGCAGCCAAGAAAAAGTGAAATCAAAGAGTTTCAAACCATAAAGCAGTTCAGAAACATTAAACCAGAGATCAGAATTCTGGGAGTGGATGATGCCCCATTTGTCCCTCACAGTGGGGAACAGGTCATGCTTGTTGGAACTCTTTTTAGAGCAGGAGATTGGCTGGATGGAGTGCTCCGAACACAAGTAACAGTTGATGGCACTGATGCAACCTGCTCTTTGATTGAGATGGTTAATGGCTCCCGACACCTGGAACAGTTGGGGGTTATGATGTTAGATGGCATTACATTTGGTGGCTTTAATGTGGTTAACATCCAGAAGATCTTTCAGAAAACTGGAGTGCCGGTTATAGTTATCATGCGCAAGTATCCAGATATGCCACGCATTAAAAAGGCTTTACAAAATTTTCCGGACTGGGAAAAACGGTGGAATAATATCCTTAAAGCAGGGGATATCTATAAAGTTGATAATATCAACCAGGAGCCAGTCTACATGCAGGTCTGTGGCATCAGTAAAGAAGATGCCCGTGAGATTGTTAGAATTTCCACAACCCGCAGTGCGATACCAGAACCCATCCGGGCAGCACATATCATAGCTGCTGGTGTAACCACTGGGGAATCTAAAGGAAATGCTTGA
- a CDS encoding DNA-directed RNA polymerase subunit L → MKIITDKKNELEIEITGETHTLCNALRKTLMEDKDVEAAAYVIEHPIIGEPKLYLRGKNPKKSLKVAAETLQSRCDEFKELLESDGDGKTKGKKKAKKPAKKAAKKTTKKTTKKAAKKK, encoded by the coding sequence ATGAAGATTATAACTGATAAGAAAAATGAATTAGAAATAGAAATCACAGGAGAAACCCACACGCTCTGCAATGCTCTGCGAAAGACCCTTATGGAAGATAAGGATGTGGAAGCAGCTGCTTACGTGATAGAACATCCTATTATTGGGGAACCAAAACTCTATTTAAGAGGTAAAAATCCTAAAAAATCCCTTAAAGTTGCAGCTGAAACTCTCCAATCAAGATGTGATGAATTTAAAGAGCTTCTTGAATCTGATGGTGATGGAAAAACTAAAGGAAAGAAGAAGGCCAAAAAGCCAGCTAAAAAAGCAGCCAAAAAAACCACTAAGAAAACCACCAAAAAAGCAGCCAAGAAAAAGTGA
- a CDS encoding exosome complex RNA-binding protein Csl4: MKAKNGDFVLPGDALGVTEEFLPSEWTYDDHGEIRSLVAGTVTIDQKNKKISIIPKTKSPAILKKGDIVLGQIRDVRGQRALVDVEGIKNSKRSLPITFLGAIHISQARKGYVDKLTDDFHIGDLIQARVTKVMGVDNADLTTAETELGVLKAMCTNCRHFMKQIGKKEVKCPNCGRKETRNISSDYEG; the protein is encoded by the coding sequence ATGAAAGCAAAAAACGGAGATTTCGTTCTTCCTGGTGATGCATTAGGAGTCACTGAGGAGTTTCTTCCGTCAGAATGGACCTATGATGACCATGGTGAAATCAGGTCTCTGGTGGCGGGAACAGTAACTATAGACCAGAAAAACAAAAAAATATCCATAATTCCCAAAACAAAATCCCCTGCAATTCTAAAAAAGGGCGACATAGTTTTAGGGCAGATAAGAGACGTTAGGGGACAAAGAGCATTAGTCGATGTAGAAGGAATCAAAAACAGTAAAAGAAGTCTTCCGATAACGTTTTTAGGGGCCATACATATTTCTCAGGCTAGAAAGGGATATGTAGATAAATTAACTGATGATTTCCATATTGGGGATCTTATACAAGCCCGGGTCACCAAGGTTATGGGAGTGGACAACGCTGATTTAACCACTGCTGAAACTGAACTGGGCGTTTTGAAGGCCATGTGTACTAACTGCCGACATTTCATGAAACAAATAGGCAAGAAAGAAGTTAAATGCCCTAACTGTGGCAGAAAAGAGACTCGAAACATCTCTTCAGATTACGAGGGATAA
- the dph2 gene encoding diphthamide biosynthesis enzyme Dph2, translated as MTSYQFKIDQVLDKIRETKAEIVGLQFPEGLKVHATELASRIENETGALVLISGDPCYGACDLSDMEMTGIVDLLVHFGHTPLPIDYKVPTLFVEAYYQLGSLDILKNALEHLEGKDKIGLVTTTQHLHLLEDAAQFLEENGKQVLMKEGAGTLKGQVLGCNFSSVQDLPVDAYLYLGSGNFHPLGIKLSTQKPVVIADPYLNQVRNIDEFTDRILRIRFARITRAKEAKKFGILISSKKGQCRLDLAKDLKKMIYNEGKEAYLILLDEINPPSLLPYMDLDAFIVTACPRIAIDDSKMYKKPLLTPQELEIVLGLREWEDYQMDEIKY; from the coding sequence ATGACAAGTTATCAATTTAAAATCGACCAGGTACTGGATAAAATCAGGGAAACAAAGGCAGAAATAGTAGGTTTGCAATTTCCTGAAGGTTTAAAGGTCCATGCAACAGAACTAGCTAGCAGGATCGAAAATGAAACCGGAGCATTGGTTTTAATATCGGGTGATCCCTGTTACGGGGCCTGTGATCTTTCTGATATGGAAATGACTGGAATAGTGGATTTACTGGTACATTTTGGGCATACACCTCTTCCTATTGATTATAAAGTTCCCACTCTTTTTGTGGAAGCCTACTATCAGCTGGGATCCCTGGATATTTTAAAAAATGCACTTGAACATCTCGAAGGAAAGGATAAGATAGGCCTGGTGACCACCACCCAGCATTTGCATCTTCTGGAAGATGCTGCACAGTTTTTGGAGGAAAATGGGAAGCAGGTTCTAATGAAGGAAGGTGCAGGAACATTGAAAGGTCAGGTCTTGGGGTGTAATTTTTCATCAGTTCAGGACCTTCCAGTGGATGCTTATCTTTACCTGGGTAGTGGTAACTTCCATCCCCTGGGTATAAAACTCTCCACCCAAAAGCCAGTGGTTATAGCTGACCCCTACCTTAACCAGGTGAGAAATATAGATGAATTCACCGATAGAATTCTTAGAATACGATTTGCCCGCATAACCAGGGCTAAAGAAGCTAAAAAATTTGGAATACTCATATCTTCTAAGAAAGGTCAATGTCGATTGGACTTGGCAAAAGATTTAAAGAAGATGATATATAATGAAGGCAAAGAAGCTTATCTGATACTTCTGGATGAAATAAATCCTCCCAGTTTACTGCCCTACATGGATTTGGATGCATTCATAGTGACAGCATGTCCTAGAATAGCAATTGATGACTCTAAAATGTATAAAAAGCCCCTCCTAACTCCTCAGGAGTTGGAAATTGTCCTGGGATTAAGGGAGTGGGAAGATTATCAGATGGATGAGATTAAATACTAA
- the hpt gene encoding hypoxanthine/guanine phosphoribosyltransferase, with the protein MLEKLVKSLVEAPVVKKGEYNYFVHPITDGVPLVEADLLQEVADAVSKFGNMDVDKIVCVEAMGIHLATAISILTSIPFVVVRKRSYGLEGEVAVHQTTGYSEGELYINGLKKGDRVFLVDDVVSTGGTMKSVIKALQRIETEIVDVMAIIEKGDGREFVEKETGIKVNTLVRANVIDGKVVVEKITAGQHN; encoded by the coding sequence ATGCTGGAAAAGTTAGTAAAAAGTCTTGTTGAAGCTCCTGTTGTGAAAAAAGGTGAGTATAATTATTTTGTACATCCTATAACTGATGGTGTTCCACTGGTTGAAGCTGATTTACTACAAGAAGTGGCGGATGCAGTTTCCAAGTTTGGTAACATGGATGTGGATAAAATCGTCTGTGTGGAAGCTATGGGCATCCACCTGGCAACTGCTATTTCCATCCTAACCAGCATACCCTTTGTGGTGGTAAGGAAACGTTCTTATGGATTGGAGGGGGAAGTAGCGGTTCACCAGACAACTGGATACAGTGAAGGTGAATTATACATTAATGGTCTGAAAAAGGGAGATCGGGTTTTCCTGGTGGATGATGTAGTCAGCACAGGGGGGACCATGAAATCTGTGATCAAAGCCCTTCAACGCATAGAAACAGAAATCGTGGATGTAATGGCCATTATTGAAAAGGGCGATGGCCGGGAATTTGTGGAGAAAGAAACTGGAATTAAGGTGAACACACTGGTACGAGCCAATGTTATAGACGGCAAGGTAGTGGTGGAGAAAATCACTGCCGGACAGCACAATTAA
- a CDS encoding signal recognition particle protein Srp54 yields MLGNLGKNLTNTMKKLAGMTIIDEEVVKEVIKDIQRALIQSDVNIKLVLNLSKTIEDRALNEKPPKGVTAKEHVIKIVYEELVHLLGDKAAEVEIEKKPYKILFVGLQGSGKTTTIGKMARYLQKKGFNPALICTDTWRPAAYEQLRQLTESLNLSLYGDPDNKDALDLARKGLKEFKKQDLIIVDTAGRHKEEKDLLDEMEQIAAVVEPDEVMLVIDGTIGQQAKEQALAFSKTTKIGSIVITKLDGSAKGGGALSAVAEIGAPIKFIGTGERIEDLEVFDPERFISRLLGMGDIRSLIERAEEIAEEDVDAEAMDAMLSGKFTLKDMYSQFEMMNKMGPMQQVMNMLPGMGNKLPKNASQVTEEKLGKYKILMDSMTEQELTHPEIIKQSRVKRIARGSGMRNEDVKELLKYYQVTKKAIKGFGKRKMGGPMGQMMRQMMR; encoded by the coding sequence ATGTTGGGTAACCTGGGTAAAAATCTGACCAACACCATGAAAAAATTGGCCGGAATGACCATTATTGATGAAGAAGTGGTTAAAGAGGTCATTAAAGATATTCAAAGGGCTTTAATTCAGTCTGATGTTAACATAAAACTGGTTCTAAACCTATCTAAAACTATAGAAGATAGGGCATTGAATGAAAAACCTCCTAAAGGAGTTACCGCTAAGGAACACGTAATTAAAATTGTTTACGAGGAACTGGTGCACCTCCTGGGAGATAAAGCTGCAGAAGTTGAAATTGAGAAGAAACCTTACAAAATACTCTTTGTAGGGCTGCAAGGAAGTGGTAAAACCACTACCATTGGAAAAATGGCCCGATACTTGCAGAAAAAAGGTTTCAACCCCGCATTAATCTGTACTGACACCTGGAGGCCTGCTGCCTACGAACAGTTACGGCAACTTACAGAAAGCCTGAACTTATCCCTTTACGGAGACCCTGATAATAAGGATGCTCTTGATCTGGCCCGTAAAGGTTTAAAAGAGTTTAAAAAGCAGGATCTTATAATTGTAGATACCGCCGGACGCCATAAGGAGGAAAAGGATCTCCTGGATGAAATGGAACAGATCGCTGCAGTGGTGGAGCCTGATGAAGTTATGCTGGTCATTGATGGTACCATCGGTCAGCAGGCCAAGGAACAGGCCCTTGCTTTTAGTAAAACCACCAAAATTGGATCCATTGTAATAACCAAACTGGACGGGTCAGCCAAGGGAGGAGGTGCCTTGTCAGCAGTGGCTGAGATAGGGGCACCCATAAAGTTCATTGGAACTGGTGAACGTATTGAAGATCTGGAAGTTTTCGATCCTGAACGTTTCATCTCCCGATTACTGGGAATGGGAGATATTAGAAGTCTCATTGAACGTGCTGAGGAAATTGCCGAGGAAGACGTTGACGCTGAAGCCATGGATGCCATGCTCAGTGGTAAGTTCACCCTGAAAGACATGTACAGCCAGTTTGAGATGATGAATAAAATGGGACCCATGCAGCAGGTGATGAACATGCTACCCGGCATGGGAAATAAATTACCCAAAAACGCATCCCAGGTAACTGAGGAGAAACTGGGTAAGTACAAGATCCTGATGGATTCCATGACTGAACAGGAATTAACACATCCAGAAATCATTAAACAGTCCAGAGTTAAAAGGATAGCTAGAGGCTCTGGAATGCGTAACGAGGATGTTAAGGAGCTTTTGAAATATTATCAGGTTACTAAAAAGGCAATTAAGGGCTTCGGAAAACGTAAAATGGGCGGACCCATGGGGCAGATGATGCGGCAGATGATGAGGTAA